From the Brassica napus cultivar Da-Ae chromosome A8, Da-Ae, whole genome shotgun sequence genome, one window contains:
- the LOC106360229 gene encoding heat shock 70 kDa protein 16, whose product MSVVGFDLGNENCVIAVAKQRGIDVLLNDESNRENPAMVSFGEKQRFTFSFSLRHYASQTNHLSAQETDREKKIQRSRRSERSETDPFRNFRILLRPLRLMHDCTATALGYGIYKTDLAASYSVFIDTQVCVAAFESGGGMIRVLSHGFDRNLGGRDFDEVLFNYFAVEFKERFSIDVCFELEIMRLVHFKFPTEKQHVSKLEFS is encoded by the exons ATGAGTGTGGTGGGATTCGATCTCGGGAACGAGAACTGCGTAATCGCGGTCGCGAAGCAGCGCGGGATCGACGTTCTGTTAAACGACGAATCGAACCGAGAGAATCCCGCCATGGTTTCGTTCGGCGAGAAGCAGCGATTCACCTTCAGCTTCAGCCTCCGCCACTATGCATCCCAAACCAACCATCTCTCAGCTCAAGAGACTGATCGGGAGAAGAAGATTCAGCGATCCCGACGTTCAGAACGATCTGAGACTGATCCCTTTCGAAACTTCCGAATCCTCCTTAGGCCGTTGAGATTGATGCACGATTGTACTGCAACCGCGCTCGGATACGGTATTTATAAAACAGACTTGGCGGCTAGTTACAGTGTGTTTATCGATACGCAGGTGTGCGTGGCGGCGTTTGAGTCTGGGGGGGGGATGATAAGAGTGCTTTCTCATGGCTTTGATAGAAACTTGGGAGGGAGAGATTTTGATGAGGTTTTGTTTAACTACTTTGCCGTTGAGTTCAAGGAGAGATTCAGTATTGATGTGTGTTTCGAGTTAGAGATTATGAG ATTGGTCCATTTCAAATTTCCCACGGAGAAGCAGCACGTGTCAAAGTTAGAGTTCAGCTAA